In Citrus sinensis cultivar Valencia sweet orange chromosome 3, DVS_A1.0, whole genome shotgun sequence, the sequence ttattttctcaattatgtTTAACGGTATAGGGGTAAAATTAGAAGTTCACACcttaaattagttttaatggaaattctctttatttatttcttttttatttcttcctttcccttttcttttctttttctttctatttttcttcccCTTTGTCTTCGccgtttctttttcttcttctttgttttttctccttcttcttttccATTCTTTAGGTTTAGTATTATAGGTTTAGGGTTTCATTAGttatttgggttttttttgaattatgatTAATGGGTTTGTATTTTGAAACCCTAAAtcaagtaattaaaattaaatgcatcaaataatgattaattttgCAGATAAGGTTGAAGAGCATGATGATGGATAAGGATTTTGTGGTGATGAAAATAGTCATGAAAGGGACTGAATTTAATTGTGATTCAAATTACATTGAATGtgttgtgatttttttaaatttttttattatttgttgccAGATTTTTATGTGAATAACAATATCTTCctctgttaattttttttggtgaccttgtattttataagttgataattttttttttttgggtatatAATAACGATGACAATCTACATGAAAcatgaagtttttttttattgaaattaaaataaaatcctttacttaaaaagaaatcagTAGCTAAACTCGTTAAAAATAGAGACAAAGAAGGGGCATTTTTGAGTAATTGAACTTATTTGAATTCAAATAAAGgggcatttttgtcattaaatCAAAACTCAGACGGAGCCgttaaaaataactagaaaacTAACAGAATTGAGGGCGCAGTGTAATGGTTCAATTTTACTGGGTGCGGgttgaaaaatatcaattcatttggggtatgattaaaaattacccataaAATATTACAGCACAGCTCGCTGCGCGCGTTGCATTTGCGGGCATCAGCATCACCACTAGATTCCACACACAGCTAACCACAACTGATTGCAGCTTCTTGGCGGGAAGAATTTTGTCCCAATTTCTTTTCTCCAATCTCGGCACCTCCCATTAGGGTTTTTCTGATTGACAAaatctcttcaatttcttacTTGAACGGCAACTTCTCCTATCTAAATCATTATCGCTTGCTTAAAATCCTGGAATAAATTAGCGGAGAAGGGTAAGTTGGCGgcaataatgttttttttttctccgcATTCACATCTAGTTCGTAATTTGTATTTGCTTAAATTTACctcataaaatataattgatttaaaagCGATTTGACGCGCTTCCCCGAAGCTAGACACTTTACCAGCAGGCCGGTTGAATGGTTCGTAGCTGTTTTTGATCCCTCCGATCCAGTTCTTTGACTGAATTAACCCTGTAGCCGTGCGAGGAGGGTCGCTGGCGTTTTGTGTTAGTTCGctaattttgttaatgaatctcatcttttaaatttttgactGTCTTTGTCTCCAATGTTGTTATTGttctgaattaattaatttttttttaaaaattttagctcatagatgattttttttttgttttcctttattGGCCAGAAAATAAAGTAATGGctagagagaaagaagaaagcatGCAAGTTAGTAGAAGAGCAACAAGGTCATCCACATTCAGTGCTAATAACAATGGTATTGAATTAGGGAAACCAAATGATTCCTACATACCAACACTTGGTGACTTGGTGTTTGGACAAGAACCCATTAGCCTAGATGATTTATTATCTCGTTTTCCTGGTAGACGTGTTCAAATTCTTGAGTTATTGCGCCTTTTGGGAACTTTAAATTCCTCAATGCCTCCTTTGTTTGTCTATGGAAGTGCTTCTACTGGAAAAACTAGTATTATTATCCAGGTATTTAGACATCTCAGCCGCCCTTTTGTTTATACAAGCTGTCTTTCATGTTATAGTCCGCGGATCTTGTTTGAGTCTATCTTGAATCAGCTATTGCTTCataaaaagaatgcatttaATGGTTATTCGAGTGCAAAGAGATGTGAAAAGCCATctgattttgttatttttgttcgTGAGGCATTGATAAATGTCATAGATAGTCTAAAGGAGAATGCAGAGAAAACGAGTACAAGTAAGTTGAAGGGACAGGTTAATGGAAAGATGATCTACTtgatttttgataattttgagcTTGTTAGAGAGTGGGATAAAAGTTCTAGTATATTACCTTTTCTGTTTGGTCTGTCTGATATTCTGAAGATGCCTGAGGTGGGTATGATCTTTATCAGCAGCACCTCACCTGATACGTATCACTCGAATACTGGTTATGTAGCTCCCATCCATGTTTATTTTCCTGAATGCACAGAAGATGATCTTCGTCAAATTTTTATGAGAAATCAAGCAAATCAAAAGCTTTATTCCTCCTTTCTTGAGTAAGAATTTAAACTGTTATTTGTTCTCATTGCTGCCCAATGATCTTTTGCTTTATATATTCCAAtctctcatttcttttttttccttttaaacaGTATTGTGCTGAGACCGTTCTGTAGAATTACTAAACGAGTGGATGAATTATCTACTGCATTTTCGTTGTTATTTAAAAGATATTGCGAACCCTTAAGTGACTTGGGAGTTTTACCCAATGGAGAGATGAAGAGAAGACTGTTTAGTCATCTTCAGCCGCATATTGCTCCTTCTTTGAATGAGATATTCAGGGTTGCGTCTCAACCGTGCCTTGAATGTGGAGTCAATCAGGAGACCAGAAGAAAAGGAGGTGCTAGGAAATCAGTGGGTTCCGGAGATCTTGATGATATAGGCTTCCATATGTCTACTTCGGCAAAGTATCTCCTCGTTTCAGCATTCCTTGCTTCAAGAAACCCTGCCACATTGGATGCTTCACTTTTTGATACAACTGGGGTTTCTGATAGTCGCAAACGAAAAAGGAAGTGAGTGCTTTGACAATCTGTTCTAAATCTGTGTCATATTAACTCTACTATCAAGCTGTGATGCTACTTATTCATGTGTTAGGATGCACTAGTACTTTTATTTCACTCTTGGTTCTTTCTTCATAACAGTTTTGATTTAAGATTTagtatttttctgtttttcctTTCACCACACATTGgatttcttttgaatcaaaattttatccaaaaatacTCATCACAATATATCAAGTGTTTGTTATTGGTAGAAAGAAacatattgaattatttaccCATCAATCTGGTTTTGCTGTCACCTCAATGAATCGATTATGGTATACTACTGGTTAGTTCTTTCCTTGGGAATAAGTGGAGTTAGAGTACAGTTTATAGTTACTGGCCTTATTGTGCTTGTCCGTTTATTGATCTTGTCTGGAATAGATGATCAATTGCTATGACCTGCCAATGTCTGACTCCACCAATGAACTGATATCGGTAATTTGGTAATGACTGATTTGAACGCTTTTGTTTTTCTGGGCAATTGCTTTTCCTTGTAAGTGTTGGATATAAGATGTggcttttatttgctttatgtaaatgaatgctttggagttggtaaaaatgattttctacTCGATAATAGCATTATTTAGGTACTCTTCTCTTGACACTGTTGATATGATTATGCCCTGCCGCAAATTGTGCTTTGCTCTCTATTACTAAATTTATCTTCCTGATTGATTACTTCCCGCACAGGGCCTCTGAAAAATCATTGGAGCAAAAGGAAGCAGCAGAACAGGAGTTACTTATGAAAGGGCCCGGAACTTTCTCTTTAGAGAGGTTATTAGCCATATTCCAATGCATTACATCAGTAGGtgaagaggaagaaggaaATGACGGGTTAAGAGTTGATGAAGGGAGTAATGCACTCATGTCTGATATTCTACTGCAATTAACCAGTCTCTGCAACAGTAATTTTATTGTCAAAGGAGGAAGCTGCCCTTTAGAGGGTTCAACTCGGTATCGCTCTACACTATCTGAAGATTTGGCTATTAAGGTAAGtagagaaaaaatgaaagctcatACTAAACTTTCTTTTAGGAATGTAATTTAATGCCACCGTGTATAATTCCATCTATGTATTGTCTTGGATGGTTATAGGTTGCAAGGAGCATTAAGTTCCCTTTGTCAAAGTACTTGTACAGAAGATAATCAGTGATGTGAAGAACTACTCCAAACCAACTGATTTCCATCAAGTTAGATGAGTTGCGCCCTCAAAGGAACCGAGAATAAAGATATcttaaaccaaaataaaacttCTGGACAGTCAATGATTGTATCTTCCTGCTGTAGTTGATTGGGGACATGATTGaactaaaatctttttttccccttgttGTGGCAAAATATGATAGTGTTGGTAGCAATTTCTAAGTTTCTATCACGAATGGTTTACCATGCTATGTCTagattatttgatttagtGCTTGTATTTGTAGTAAATGTGTTCGGCCAGTGCCCAGTGGGCAAGTGGCAACGGCCACCCGCAACTGAACTTGATGGCACGGAATGCCCCTGTTATTTAGCTTTTTCAATTATCATGAACCAAATGATATGGTATcccaataaataatttaccCTTTTTCAAGTATCAAGAACTTGATATATCTACTACAAATTCAATTATCTTCTGTTAACATTTTTAGCTAAATGTTTGTTTGAATGAACTATCTCACACCACTggaaatatgaaatttaaaatccgATCACCTATTTATCAATGAGCTGATTTTACGCGTAagtatttgttatttaaaacatattcaAACTATGAAGAAAGAAAGTAAATGCTGTGTGGTTGGTGTCTAGGTGaccaaaattaattcaagattttaaagagagattaataaacataatattgtcaacacaatatatatatgtatatatatatatcaagagTAAGGAAATAGGGTCACGGCACGATTCTCATTTCGTAATCATTCAATATGGGAATTGAGGGATCAGGAAACAAAGGGGCCCATGACAGCTCATTGATCCACTTTTCAGAAATTGTAATggtcaaaatgaaaatggtacGAGTGATGAGCTCTAGGGCATTTGTTCGAATCCCCGGGAATGTACTCTTCGTATATAGCTCATCTCTCAGTTAAGAATTGGATTGGAGTAGAtatttcgttttttttttttaattattaatgagaACAAATTGTGAGTAGAGTAGATATTTTTCTAACATTTTTAGtatataattttgacttaTATTATAATAGGCTTGATCTAGGATAGTCtcagtaaatttataatatgaatatttttaaacttcCGATTGCAACTTAtgcgttaaaaaaaaaaatggtgcgGTCAATTTTCCAGAAATGTGAGCTTTAGGgatcattttatctttttaaaaaaattttaattaaaaaaaactccatCGACTcgtgaaaatgatttaaaacTGACAATTTAATTGTCAACCAATCTCAACATTTGTAAATTCCAGTAAGGAAATTTTATAACCTTACATTACATATTACATATTAAAGAAAGGGTGTTgttaagttatattataatgtaACTTACATTAACTCAAAAGGTGTAATTAatgacttaaaaataatttaattgattctaattttagatcactaattatattttaataattgatgTAAGTTACATCATAATGTAACTTAACAagttcccaaaaaaaattaacaaaccaACCAGCAAATTTTCACCGCATTCCACAGCTCCTCTTTTAACTAAACCGTACGCAGCCTAAGTAGTATTGTATATCTTAATTCTTAAAGCTGCAGTGTTATGATTATccttaaaacaaacaaataccAATTAGAGCACAAagaatcaatttaatttgatggtGACACAATTCAAATATGTCATTACCTGATTGTTTTTGTCAAATTGTTTCTCATACGCCACAAGAGTCCGACCCATTCTCGTCTTGATTTCGAAGTCCTAACTGCCCAAACTATATTTATCAGTCCACCTAAATCAGCCAACTCGGAACCATTTGCCTTAAATTGTTTccttatattataaaatccaAGCCATTCATTTATTGGAAAAGGAGCTTTGatttgagaataaaaaaatagacaaCACAAACTTGATTgcaaaattttgttgatggagtaaaaaaaaaaaaaaaaacctattcCTAAAAGGGTTACTGATTTATTGTATGATGCATTAATCCACAATGTTTTAAGGTAGTGATTGTGTGGTTCTGTTCTACAAGTGAATTAATTGGGGCAAGAGAATTTTTATCCTAATTATATTAGTAAGTTGTAAttgtagtagtagtagtagtaataataataataataatagtaatgatccataaattttcattagaaTTGCTTTGTAGTGTATGAGAAGAACCAAAGTTGGAATCTCTTGCTTTCATTATGCTGTTTTTGTCGCCACAGCTTTATAATGATAAAGACATCATCAATCCATTTTAACCCCCCTTTTCTGCTGAAATATTAGACTCAATTGGATGCTTGAATATCATAAGCCTAATTAAAGTGAGTGGTGAATGGTTTATGTGATAAGCTCGTATAAATTAAGAGATAACACttaagatatatataaatggTGAGATATCCTAAAATTCCACATAAACGCAAAGGGGGCAGCCAAAATGTTGACcctagaaataataatataaatataatgcgGGTGTTTAATGCGCTCACCAAACTAATCAGTCGGTCCCCCTCTTATATTTAAGTGATTGATCTCAATTCTCAACTTCTGTACGAAGGCTTGCAATGAGCACCAGCACATGACGATAAGAGTCAACAATTCTGATCTTGCTGATGTTACCAATTTactctttttaactttttgatcgattaaattaattaaatttcagacGACTTTAGCATGGAATGCGTGTCATATTTTGCATTATAATCAAAGGCTAAGATACGTATGAATGAAATGCTACCCTCAAATTTAATTGCCATGATACGAGTGAATCtatgacaaaaattatttgctGAAGGAAACTAATTGGCGGAATATATGTTCACTTCCTTTGAAGATGCACAAGCAGAAACCTTGACATTGTGCGCAGTAGGTTGAAgtttcaacaaataaaattactgtTTATACTTCAGTCATAATCACGTGGACTTTCTATATCTATCATCGAATTGCATGAGATTAATAAGTatcaaaattaagttaaaatagcCTTGCatatggttaatttttttacaaagtTCCAATAGCTTTCGTGTGTTTGATGGAATGAGATAATTTTACACGTTATCCTGTAAACAAAGTTGTAAGCATATCATAGTTCATATTGTATAAGCAAGAGAAATTATTCAAGTCAAATTGTTAAAAGAATGACAAAATAAGAagacaaaagaacaaaaacatcAATTAAGTATCAAAATCTGGAGTGCTGATGACATAAACATTTGTCGTCAATTAATCGTTAGGCATCTGCATGCCTTCAGGTTTGTGCCAATGCacgtctatatatatatatatatatgatatctACATTTGACTTTTGTTCATGGCAGCAGGGGGCGCCTCGGGGCACATTTTTTCATATCGTAACAGGTATTAAAATACCCCAAGAGTCAACTCAACACCGCTCGATGATTCTGAAGAATTGTTTTTACAGGCTTTGCTtgcagaaatttttttattattttgaaaaaaaaaaagaggggggggggggggggggcgatAGAAGCATTATCAAAAATATGTCACGGAGCGGAGAAGAGAGTTAATAAATTGTTGATGAGTTGCTCACCGAACCCTAACCAAAAGTCCCACATGACGAACCGCGTTTTCATTTAAGACACTTGGTATCAAAGACTCAAATTGAAGTATATATGATAACTTAGCAAAGTTAAAAATATGGTTCACCCATAATGAACCCCAAATTAAAAGCAGACTGTACATGTTGTATTATTGTATGAGCATATGAGTATGAAGATGAAGatcccttattattattactgtcTGTTATTCTTTTCGAGCAGGCCGTGTtatgttaaattgttaatcatcatattatcttcttttttgagTCTGCTCTGCGTGTCTTACTTCCTCAACTAAACTCATTTAATTCCCCACCTTCATTCAATGCTATCTGTTGCAGTGGTAAGGTAAAGTCTCtctcttaatttcttaatttcctgcaaagagagagagagagagagagggagtagctcattttaattttatacatatattgAGGTACTTCTTTGACAGAAAATTTCTATGGGAGAAGTGGAAAAAGTATGGCTGtttttaccataaaaaaaaGTCTCAACGAACTCCTCCCAGGGCATTTATGATTTGCTCGCTATTACAATTCAAGACAACAGTCTGGCCTCCCTGGCCTTCATTATTATTgcttctctttcatttttcaccTATAAATTCACCCTTCTCTTCTGATCTGTACTATCTATCACTCCctcattttcctttcttctcGCTCTTTTTACAATCTCcgatattctttcttttttcgtAAAATTAAGTTCTTTTCACTATCTGGGTTAATTATTTCCCTTTAGctcagtttttattttgttttatttaactttctttttcaagctTCTTGCCTTGgtttttattgtttcttgATTCCCATAAAAAGTGTCATACATACTTCTGTCTGTATAATGGATGCTGCCAcagcttttcttcttttcacgGCTGTCACGGCCTATCTACTCTGGTTCACGTTCATCTCACGGTCTCTCAAGGGTCCACGCGTGTGGCCTCTATTGGGCAGTCTTCCGGGTTTGATTGAGAATTGTGACCGCTTGCATGACTGGATCTCCGACAATCTCCGCGCGTGTGGTGGCACGTACCAGACCTGTATCTGTGCAATCCCCTTCCTCACCAAGAAGCAGGGTCTCGTGACTGTCACGTGCGACCCGAAGAACATCGAGCACATATTGAAGCACCGCTTCGACAATTACCCCAAGGGTCCCACCTGGCAGGCCGTGTTCCATGATCTGCTTGGTGAAGGCATCTTCAACTCCGATGGCGACACGTGGCTGTTCCAAAGGAAGACTGCCGCACTGGAATTCACCACCAGGACCCTGCGCCAAGCCATGGCTCGCTGGGTCAGCCGAGCCATCATGCTCAGGTTCTGTCCGATTCTTGACTCGGCTCAGCTCAAAGCCGATCCGGTGGATCTACAAGACCTGTTGCTTCGGCTCACCTTCGACAACATTTGTGGCTTGGCTTTCGGAAAAGATCCTCAAACTTGCGCGCCGGGTCTTCCGGAAAACGGCTTTGCGTCGGCTTTTGATAGAGCCACTGAAGCCTCGCTTCAGCGTTTTATTTTGCCCGAAATTCTGTGGAAGGCCAAGAAATGGCTCCGGCTCGGAATGGAAGTCAGCTTGAGCCGAAGCCTGGGCCACATCGACGAGTATTTATCAGACGTGATCAACGCACGTAAGCTCGAGTTGACGAGTCAGCAAAAAGACGGGAACCCACACGACGACTTGCTATCAAGATtcatgaagaaaaaagaatcctACACAGACGCTTTCCTCAAACACGTCGCACTCAACTTCATCCTAGCCGGACGCGACACGTCATCAGCGGCGCTGAGCTGGTTCTTTTGGTTAGTCATTCAAAACCCACATGTAGAAGACAAAATCTTACGTGAATTGTGTTCTGTGTTAATCGAGACGCGTGGTGATGACACGTCGACGTGGGTTGATGAGCCGTTAGGGTTTGAAGAATTAGACCGTTTGATATACCTAAAAGCAGCATTATCAGAAACCCTGAGGCTATACCCTTCAGTGCCGGAGGACTCAAAGCACGTGATAGTGGACGACGTGTTACCGGACGGCACGTTTGTTCCGGCGGGCTCATCGGTCACATATTCCATATATGCAACTGGGAGAATGAGATCAACGTGGGGTGATGATTGCTTAGAGTTTCGTCCGGAGAGATGGCTGTCGTCTGATGGGACGAAATTTGAAATGCACGATTCGTTCAAATTTGTTGCTTTCAATGCAGGGCCAAGAATATGCTTAGGCAAGGATTTGGCGTACTTGCAAATGAAGTCGGTGGCGGCGGCGGTGCTGTTGCGGCATGGGCTGACGGTGGTGCCAGGCCATAAGGTAGAGCAAAAGATGTCACTAACgttgtttatgaaaaatgggCTTAAAGTTAATGTGCATACAAGAGAATTAGAGGGTATCGTACAAAGTattaagaagagaaagaagaataaTTGCATGCATTTAAGTGGGGGTGGTGATGGTGGGGCTGAAAATTGAAACGGGTAGGTCGTAGCTCGGGCCTCGGTGGggttgtttattaattaaggCGTCGTTAAAGTGTTGGCGGGTTTCATGGAAACATGGATGTAGTATATTTAAGGAGTGGTGGTGTTgctttattatatttatataatgcTAATGCTAGCTCGCTGAAGAAAGAAAGGCGCAATTCATGTGGCTTCTATTGAATGCATGCATGCGGGGCCATTTATATTTCTGgtgttttatatattcttCTCACGGTTTTTGAGAGTAAAGGGGGAAGATATACACACGCGACACGACTACGCTTATTGTATACAGCATACTGTCACGATAAAGATATGCAGCCGCTTCATCTTTTCTCAAGAGAGAGAGGGCGACACAGTTTCAAATCTTGTCTTGGTTTCTTTGAAGGAGGTTCTTAAAATTCTTTCGTGTTTCTATTTCTTTGAATATCAAAtgttcttattaattttgtgatatttattttattattatttttatgacaTAAATGTTAAGTATAATTCTTACATTTGAAATGCAAGTCATCaagatacacacacacacacacatttcatttcttcaacatttttaattattttttccgaTTAGGCACCGGTACAAGAGCTAATGTTGTCGATGtcaattttctgtaattttgaattatgcGGGCTATCAACCTTTAAGAAAAAGCCTCGTGCGATCAGACCTTTCATGGCCACACTGGAGCCCAAAGAAGTCCAAGACCGAAAGCAAGAGTTACAAACTTGCTGATCAGTCGAGAATATCTAACAAACATAGCCATTTCGTTGGAATAAATTATCATCTTTTACGGATTTGATGCTCATGCATGTACGATTAAAGCAGCAGAATATAATGGTTAATTAAAGAACATATGAGGTTTCCTTTGAAGCATTACATGAGCTCAGGCGAAGGTTTAATGGGTGCAAATTTCCCATCTCGTTCCCTGGGATTGGAAAAATGTATATAGGAAAGAAAAACCTCTAAAAGGGCATTTCAGAAACGCAAAAGTTGTAAAAGGGCCTCGCTAATCGGCGAATATCTTCCCTAGTAGCATCTTAATTTAACCTTGCTTAGCAGGGTTTCATGCCCCAGCATGGATGGCATTGTTATCGCCTTTTGattttccttcaatttctTGATGACTTGGTCTCTTCTTCTTTACTCATTACAGCATCTTCCTCCCATTCTTGCACTTCGTCTACTCAAGAACTCTCTCTCCCGTTGCAAATAAGTTCCAGACTAAGGTGCCAATGATGTATAAGACAACAGCTACCTTGAATACATCATCCCAAGAACCTGCAGAGAAAGAGTTTTCAGAAATGAATGATAGACTTGaaactaaaagacaaaaaaaaaaaaaaaaaatatacaagcAAAGCAATTGCCTCTAGAGAATGAAGTTGGTGAGTTTTACCTCGTTGGAGTATGTAACCGGTTGCAGCTGTACCGAAAACACCAGCAAGCACTCCTGCTGTGTTTGATAGTCCTAAGAGAACTCCCTGTCATTAATATTCACAAGTGtattagagaaaaaaacaTGCTTCAGAGGTTATAATTAAACAAGAAGATCTTACAGTTCTTGAACTAAGAAAAGATAGCCATAACTCACAGCATAGCGCGGCCCAATATCTTGATGATTGGAATAAAGACCAGATTGTGAGAATGCATCAGATCCCTGTCCATAATTATTGTGACTATATAAGTGGTCATCTTACAGGACACATTCCAACAGAATTACGAggttaaataaaacatattaattGAGGGGTCATATAAATTGAGCTCAGATGAAACTGAcatcaaacaaaatcaaacctGACTGCATGCCATGCATAGCACTGCCATTGCAGGAGTCCTGACATGGCTCAGCTGTGTGAGAAAGAAGGCTGGTCCCAAAAACCCAATGGATTGCATGATCTGCATATTTAAAGAGGATTCGAAGACAATTAATCCCAATTGGTAGAGTGCCAATTATAGTTCTAGTCCCATAAAATTCATTTGACCTTTGGAAGATGAGGAAACAAGAAGGCCATCCAGAGCTTTCATACATTGCATGTGTAAACATGCACAAATACAGAATTTTACATGTATTCTTGCTGTTGTTCATTTGGCTAAGGTTATCAAAAGGAGAAccttttttcccccaaatTGATATAGACCACAACATGGTCCTTGGAACTAGCATTGTGGCAATATCATTACGGTATGACCAATATAAGTTGGAATGATAGGTGATGATATCAATATTCAGTAACAAATATTCCtgcaaaattacaattaaggaCCAGCAACAGTATTAATGCTTGCCTTACGAACTGCTGTTATGGAAAGTCCTTTGCTAACAAGTGTATCTGCAATCCAGCCTCCCATATTTGCAAAAACAGCCATGGTCAACCAAGGCAAGACACAGAAGAGCCCAGATTCAGTGAGGTTGAACTTCAAGACCTGAGAGAACAAAAAAAGTCTTATTGGCTTGGGTATAAAATGATAACTATGCATATCTTCACCTCAATCATTGACCAAAATACTCAGAAAACCTTGTACAGATAGAAAACAAGACAGCAATATGTGTGAACAAACCagattaatttatagtttatCAGGTCTTTGAACTGCAAAATTGAGCATAATGAATGGGGTACTAATGTAATTGGACTAAAAAATGGGGGGAAAATCGAAActgaattttaatgttttgcaGCATGCATCAACAAGATTATAATGAGGCCGATCAGAGTTCATGGGATTTCTAGTGTCAGgcaaaatttaagaaaaactaagattaagaaaaaaaagcactGCATTATTGTCTCCTAATTACCTTCAACCAAGAACTTTtagtttaagaaattttaatgcAAGAAAAAGGCTTATGGGAAACAGAAGTTTTGTACCTAGTTTTCCAACAACCACATCATCCATTGAAGAATTTGGAGTCTAAAATATGATCTCGATATGCATCATAATCAGCAAGGCAATGAGAGTAACATAAGACTTATACAAGTTAAACTTCGAAAATAAAATGCACATAACAGCTGATAGCAAAAGTTATTGAATTTGTGGCAAGTGaaaagcttttctttttcttcactaTAA encodes:
- the LOC102606827 gene encoding origin of replication complex subunit 5 translates to MAREKEESMQVSRRATRSSTFSANNNGIELGKPNDSYIPTLGDLVFGQEPISLDDLLSRFPGRRVQILELLRLLGTLNSSMPPLFVYGSASTGKTSIIIQVFRHLSRPFVYTSCLSCYSPRILFESILNQLLLHKKNAFNGYSSAKRCEKPSDFVIFVREALINVIDSLKENAEKTSTSKLKGQVNGKMIYLIFDNFELVREWDKSSSILPFLFGLSDILKMPEVGMIFISSTSPDTYHSNTGYVAPIHVYFPECTEDDLRQIFMRNQANQKLYSSFLDIVLRPFCRITKRVDELSTAFSLLFKRYCEPLSDLGVLPNGEMKRRLFSHLQPHIAPSLNEIFRVASQPCLECGVNQETRRKGGARKSVGSGDLDDIGFHMSTSAKYLLVSAFLASRNPATLDASLFDTTGVSDSRKRKRKASEKSLEQKEAAEQELLMKGPGTFSLERLLAIFQCITSVGEEEEGNDGLRVDEGSNALMSDILLQLTSLCNSNFIVKGGSCPLEGSTRYRSTLSEDLAIKVARSIKFPLSKYLYRR
- the LOC127901167 gene encoding cytochrome P450 86A8-like, which translates into the protein MDAATAFLLFTAVTAYLLWFTFISRSLKGPRVWPLLGSLPGLIENCDRLHDWISDNLRACGGTYQTCICAIPFLTKKQGLVTVTCDPKNIEHILKHRFDNYPKGPTWQAVFHDLLGEGIFNSDGDTWLFQRKTAALEFTTRTLRQAMARWVSRAIMLRFCPILDSAQLKADPVDLQDLLLRLTFDNICGLAFGKDPQTCAPGLPENGFASAFDRATEASLQRFILPEILWKAKKWLRLGMEVSLSRSLGHIDEYLSDVINARKLELTSQQKDGNPHDDLLSRFMKKKESYTDAFLKHVALNFILAGRDTSSAALSWFFWLVIQNPHVEDKILRELCSVLIETRGDDTSTWVDEPLGFEELDRLIYLKAALSETLRLYPSVPEDSKHVIVDDVLPDGTFVPAGSSVTYSIYATGRMRSTWGDDCLEFRPERWLSSDGTKFEMHDSFKFVAFNAGPRICLGKDLAYLQMKSVAAAVLLRHGLTVVPGHKVEQKMSLTLFMKNGLKVNVHTRELEGIVQSIKKRKKNNCMHLSGGGDGGAEN